CCTGGCGCAGCCGCTCCTCGGCGGCGACCACGGTCAGGCTGACCAGGACGTTTTCCACCCGGCGGGTGGTCGAGGACGGTCCCGTGCCGGGCCGGTACGTGACGAGCAGCAGCCCGACCTCGCCGTCGCCGCCCCCGTCGTCGTCGCCGTGGGCCAGCGGCCCGTGCACGGCCACCGCGAGCACGTCGGCCGGAAAGCGTCGCCGGGCCGCCTCGGTGATCCGTTCGGCCACCTTCCAGCGCGGATCGTCCCGGTGTTCCTGGACATCGTCCACGCCGACCACCCCGCGATCGCGTCACCATCGCCGTCAGCGACGGCCCGGTCACCGCAACCCTAGTGCCGTGCTGCCGGGGGAGGCGGCCGGCCGGTGTCGCCGGGCGTGCCGGGCCCCGTCCGGTGTCTGGCCGGGCGTGCCGGTGCCTGGCCGGGCGGACCGGGCGTGCCGGTGCCTAGCCGGGCGGACCGGGCGTGCCTGGTGCCGCCGGCACCAGGCGGAAGATCCGGATCTCGCGCCCGCCGGCCCGTTCGACGTACGCCTCGTAGGCCGGCCACTCGGCGACCAACACCCGCCACAGCCGCTCGCGTTCGGGGCCGGTCGCCATCTCGGCGCGTACCGGTAACCGGCGTCCCGCCACGTCGACCTCGGCGTTCGGCTGGGCGAGCAGGTTGAGTGCCCAGGCGGGCTGGTGCTGCTGGCCCCAGTTCGAGCCGACCACCACGTACGCGTCGCCGTCCGGCACGTACAGCAGCGGGTTGCTGCGGGGCTGACCGGACCGCCGGCCGGTGGTGGTGATCACCAGGGACGGCACGAGGCCGAGCGCCACCACCCGTCCCCGGGTGAGCCGCCCGACCACCCGGTCGAGCGGCACCAACAGGCGCATGGTGGCGGCGAACCAGCGCTGATGACCAACCCGGCGGGTGAGGCTTCCCAGAACGGACACCCGGACAGTCTGCCTCGCCGGCGCGCGATGCGGTACGCCCGATCAGTCCAGGCGGCGCTCGACCGGCAGCCGGGAGCGGGTGAACAGCGCCGCTCCGAGCATCGCGATCAGCGGCACGACGACCAGCACGCCGAGGGTGACCCACGGGATCACCAGGGGATACGACGGCTCGATCGGCCAACTCTCGGCGTACCGGCGATTGGTGAAGACAAGAATGGTCATCGCCGCGGCGAAACCGGCGACGATGCCCAGCACCGAGCCGAGACCGGCGATCACCCCGGCCTGGCAGAGCGACAGCAGGCGGCGTACGCCGGGACTGGCGCCGACCGCGGCGAGGGTGGACAGGTCGGCGCGGCCCTCCGCTGCGGCGAGGCCGGTGGCGATGCCGGCGGCTCCCACGGTGACCACTGCGGACACCCCGGCGAGCAACAGCAGCAGTGGCATGGTCTCGCCGCTGCCCCGGGCGGTGTGGAACTCCAGCGAGAGCGAGGCGAACGAGCGGGTCGCGGCGGCAAACTGCTGCTGGCGCTGCTCGTCCGGTGCCTCATCGACGTCGAGTGCCCACCCGGTCTGCTCGGCCAGCAGGCCGAGGCGCTCGGCCGCGGCTGGCGAGAGCACGAGCCAGGTGGTACCCATCCCGGTCTCCATGGTGAAACCGGGCACGAGCGTGGTGTTCGCGGGGCGTACCGGCTCCTCGATACTGCTGCGGACGCTGAGCCGCAGCTGGCCGTCGAGCAGGTATCGATTGTCGGTGAGCACCGCGCCGCCGGCTCGCAGGGTGGCGGTGGCGGCGGCGACGTCCTCGGGCCCGGCGCCGGTCAGGATCGGCAGGGCCGTCCCGTCGTCCACCACCGTGCGGGGATACTGCTCGTAGTAGTCGTCGGCCGGTCCCTGGCAGCGGGGGTGGGCCCGGGCCTGCCGCTGCTGCGCCTCGCTGAGCGGCTCGTGCCCCTGCCACGGGCAGGCCCGTTCGGCCGGCAGCACCGGAGTGACCAGGCAGCCCTCGGCCATCCCCGGGCAACCGATCGAGATCAGCGGGGCGATCGTCCGGGCACCGAGGTGTTGCCGGGCCGGGCCGGCGATCTCGTTGCCGGTGGGCAGCTGCGCGTCGGGCGTCCCGGCGTCCGAGACGAGCACCGTGTGCTGCGGCAGGTCAGGCGGGTAGCGAAGGTCGGAGCGCTGCTGGTCGCTGGCGAGCATCAGCCCGAGGGCGACGCTGCCGGCCACCGCGGCCATCACCGCGGAGATGGCCGGTGCCGCCGAGGAACGGTTGCGGCTGGCGTCGCGTAGCGCGATCCGGGGCGCCAGCGGGAGGATCCGACCGAGTCGGGCCAGCAGCCCCACCAGGGTCGGGGTGGCGCAGACCAGACCGAGCTCACCGATGACCAACCCGGTGAGGATGACCGCCTGCGAGGTAAGCACCGCGCCGACCCCGGCCACCCCGACCCCGCCGACGGCCAGCAGCAGGCCGGTGACCAGCCAGCGGCGGGAGTGTCTCGGCGGGGTCCGGCGACCGGCGAGCCCGGCCACCACGTCCTGCCGGGCCGCCGTCCACGCCGGCGCCAGCGCGGCCAGCACGCCGGCGAGCACCGCGACCAGCGCGATCACGATCAGGGCTGCCGGCCAGACGCGGTATCCGCCGAATCGTTGCCCGAAGATGAACTGCTCGACAAGTGGCCGGCCGGCGAATGCCGCGGCTATCCCGAGCGCGATGCCGACCGCGGCACCGAGGCAGCCCAGCACCACGCCGTCGGCGAGCACCACCCGGCGCAGCTGGGCGGCGTCGCCGCCGGCCACCGCGACCAGTGCGAGGTCTCGCCGCCGTCGCCGTACGCCGACCGCGAAGGCCGGGCCGACCAGCAGCACCACCTCAAGCAGACCGAGGCCGCCCGCCAGCACGCCGGTGCTCACCTCCTCCACACTCCACGGCTGGGACCGGGCGGGGGACGGCACCGCCGAGCTGTCCGGCGCGGGCACCCGGGCGGTGACCACGACACCGCGCTGGTTGAACTGCCGGAACAGGTCGTCGGTGAACTGG
This DNA window, taken from Micromonospora sp. FIMYZ51, encodes the following:
- a CDS encoding nitroreductase/quinone reductase family protein, producing the protein MSVLGSLTRRVGHQRWFAATMRLLVPLDRVVGRLTRGRVVALGLVPSLVITTTGRRSGQPRSNPLLYVPDGDAYVVVGSNWGQQHQPAWALNLLAQPNAEVDVAGRRLPVRAEMATGPERERLWRVLVAEWPAYEAYVERAGGREIRIFRLVPAAPGTPGPPG
- a CDS encoding FtsX-like permease family protein → MSGVPHRRPQRARLVEAVGSWRVALRIARREARRARGRTALVLAMIILPVLALSFFAVSMEMSRLTPAERVDRRLGVADAELRVVSSNPIDQTADGGDWIVHGDHDGPGQLDLPGIRELLPEGSRILPMHRWGYLSIWDGDRLRSDIPATLVDLSDPLGRGLVRVHAGRVPATPHEIVVNPAAQRWLTVDIGDRIIAADGTDRSVVGVVELPEQLTPMVMLHPTGMPVTAERSDTSYLVDLPGQFTDDLFRQFNQRGVVVTARVPAPDSSAVPSPARSQPWSVEEVSTGVLAGGLGLLEVVLLVGPAFAVGVRRRRRDLALVAVAGGDAAQLRRVVLADGVVLGCLGAAVGIALGIAAAFAGRPLVEQFIFGQRFGGYRVWPAALIVIALVAVLAGVLAALAPAWTAARQDVVAGLAGRRTPPRHSRRWLVTGLLLAVGGVGVAGVGAVLTSQAVILTGLVIGELGLVCATPTLVGLLARLGRILPLAPRIALRDASRNRSSAAPAISAVMAAVAGSVALGLMLASDQQRSDLRYPPDLPQHTVLVSDAGTPDAQLPTGNEIAGPARQHLGARTIAPLISIGCPGMAEGCLVTPVLPAERACPWQGHEPLSEAQQRQARAHPRCQGPADDYYEQYPRTVVDDGTALPILTGAGPEDVAAATATLRAGGAVLTDNRYLLDGQLRLSVRSSIEEPVRPANTTLVPGFTMETGMGTTWLVLSPAAAERLGLLAEQTGWALDVDEAPDEQRQQQFAAATRSFASLSLEFHTARGSGETMPLLLLLAGVSAVVTVGAAGIATGLAAAEGRADLSTLAAVGASPGVRRLLSLCQAGVIAGLGSVLGIVAGFAAAMTILVFTNRRYAESWPIEPSYPLVIPWVTLGVLVVVPLIAMLGAALFTRSRLPVERRLD